In one window of Carassius auratus strain Wakin chromosome 28, ASM336829v1, whole genome shotgun sequence DNA:
- the LOC113046762 gene encoding uncharacterized protein LOC113046762, with protein MFVPALLTCIVLRAFSVQAKVVNDFKMNCDEFFYEKTEPVGMDQNAKKICQVTRNFAPHYATLYSIRHKIPLYSAYLFDRTCFDDSGRFSYWHLEPQISKPEENEELYMVRENQNYKRAYKDNQAISDDYSETGYDRGHLNPNSFQCGEGRKATFTLTNAAPMDACFNRNQWGKWEKTLRILLRDTISSDGWLATVYIVTGTVPDVNLRIPQREISEDPERVTVPSHIWTAVCYKHHVDDEKSFSFGYMGENKPEGSISLMSVPNLNTQIKNLYSQQSEISIFVGDCFHDNNKLDKVRVKFQKLISQQSKEKQGVQMSLGVQNMCTALKRATDSNIVPEKKFKVSEMIIKLAFDSMNTFYNEAKDLKISSGSSCLLTRVKPLVRSDLRKRDISGVSGAVECLLVPEKQMTAADGSPCSSFSDSRYSCVCETNGEFKSCCSTPCLYQDNLNSYRCYSGQTEIECSARYSLVTFKGEKCLDDHPCATYGNDYYWCKTISGSWDYCSPPLWRSKAKNGKYCRSDHACAKYGSGDMWCYTDDEDNYDKCCTSDDCNSAVNGQTCRSNHKCGYHGKDYLWCYTDYKNNWDYCCKSCW; from the exons ATGTTTGTTCCGGCTCTGCTGACCTGTATTGTGCTGAGAGCATTCAGTGTTCAAGCAAAAGTAGTTAATGACTTTAAGATGAATTGTGATGAATTTTTCTATGAAAAAACAGAACCTGTGGGAATGGATCAGAATGCCAAGAAAATCTGTCAGGTTACACGAAACTTTGCCCCTCATTACGCTACGCTGTACTCGATTCGTCACAAGATTCCTCTCTACAGCGCCTACCTATTTGACCGTACATGCTTCGACGACAGTGGAAGGTTTAGCTACTGGCATTTAGAGCCACAG ATTTCCAAACCTGAAGAAAATGAAGAATTGTATATGGTCCGTGAGAATCAAAATTACAAAAGAGCTTATAAAGACAATCAAGCCATCAGCGACGACTACAGTGAGACGGGATATGATCGCGGACACCTGAACCCTAACAGTTTCCAGTGTGGTGAAGGCCGTAAAGCAACATTCACGCTGACCAATGCAGCACCTATGGATGCGTGCTTCAACCGTAACCAATGGGGAAAGTGGGAGAAAACTTTGAGGATTCTTTTAAGAGACACAATTAGTAGTGACGGTTGGTTAGCTACAGTCTACATTGTCACAGGTACAGTCCCCGATGTGAATCTACGAATACCACAAAGAGAAATCTCTGAAGATCCCGAAAGGGTGACGGTGCCCTCTCACATCTGGACGGCTGTCTGCTATAAGCACCACGTTGATGACGAAAAGTCTTTCTCCTTTGGCTATATGGGGGAAAACAAGCCAGAAGGCAGCATAAGCCTGATGAGCGTCCCAAACctgaacacacaaataaaaaatctctACAGTCAGCAATcagaaattagcatttttgtggGTGATTGTTTCCATGACAATAATAAATTAGATAAGGTTCGGGTCAAGTTTCAGAAATTAATCAGTCAACAAAGCAAGGAGAAGCAAGGAGTCCAAATGAGCTTAGGTGTACAAAACATGTGCACCGCATTGAAAAGGGCTACCGACAGTAACATCGTACCTGAAAAGAAATTCAAGGTGAGTGAGATGATAATAAAATTAGCCTTTGACAGCATGAACACTTTCTACAATGAAGCAAAGGATCTGAAGATTTCTTCTGGAAGCAGTTGTCTTTTAACTCGTGTGAAACCACTAGTAAGGAGTGATCTCAGAAAAAGGGACATATCAGGGGTGTCGGGTGCTGTCGAATGCCTGCTGGTCCCAGAGAAGCAGATGACTGCAGCTGATGGATCGCCCTGCTCGAGCTTCTCTGACTCtaggtacagctgtgtgtgtgaaacaaatGGTGAATTCAAGTCCTGCTGCTCAACTCCCTGCCTGTACCAGGACAATCTCAATTCCTACAGGTGTTACTCAGGCCAGACGGAGATCGAGTGCTCGGCCCGGTACTCACTCGTCACTTTTAAAGGAGAGAAGTGCTTGGATGATCACCCATGTGCAACATATGGCAACGACTACTACTGGTGTAAGACCATCTCTGGCAGCTGGGACTACTGCAGCCCTCCGCTGTGGAGAAGTAAAGCTAAAAATGGGAAGTACTGCCGCAGTGACCATGCCTGTGCTAAATATGGATCAGGAGATATGTGGTGCTACACGGATGATGAAGACAATTATGACAAATGCTGTACTTCTGATGACTGCAACTCAGCTGTGAATGGCCAAACCTGCAGGTCCAATCACAAGTGTGGCTACCATGGGAAAGATTACCTGTGGTGCTACACAGACTATAAAAACAACTGGGATTACTGTTGCAAATCATGTTGGTGA